The following coding sequences lie in one Trichocoleus desertorum ATA4-8-CV12 genomic window:
- a CDS encoding Na(+)/H(+) antiporter subunit B, whose translation MDLIAAGIALYVKFLLMPNPAAHVSDLSIIEAVVQDSGVPNAVSGIIFRNRLYDTIFEVIVFTIAIMGVHFLLANERPFPTIHQFTDQPSIVLARLGATIAALVGVELAIRGHLTPGGGFAAGVAGGTAIALVAITSPSEWMESIYRRWYAATWEKISVLVFIVLAVITLIGVELPHGELGALVSGGVVPLLNILVAIKVALGSWAAILVFIRYRGLL comes from the coding sequence ATGGATCTAATTGCAGCCGGAATTGCCCTCTACGTCAAATTTCTGCTCATGCCCAATCCAGCCGCACATGTATCCGATCTCTCGATTATCGAAGCGGTGGTTCAAGATAGTGGCGTCCCAAATGCAGTTTCGGGCATCATTTTTAGAAATCGACTGTATGACACGATTTTTGAAGTTATCGTCTTTACGATCGCCATCATGGGCGTCCACTTTCTGTTAGCAAATGAGCGACCCTTCCCCACGATTCATCAGTTTACCGATCAGCCTTCAATTGTACTAGCAAGACTGGGAGCTACTATTGCCGCGCTCGTCGGGGTGGAATTGGCGATTCGGGGGCACCTAACTCCGGGGGGTGGATTTGCGGCTGGAGTTGCGGGTGGAACGGCGATCGCACTGGTGGCAATTACCTCACCCTCGGAGTGGATGGAGTCGATTTATCGACGCTGGTATGCCGCCACCTGGGAGAAAATTTCAGTGCTGGTTTTCATTGTTCTAGCGGTCATCACACTGATCGGCGTTGAATTACCCCACGGTGAGTTAGGCGCACTCGTGAGCGGCGGCGTAGTTCCCCTGCTCAACATCCTGGTTGCCATTAAAGTTGCGCTGGGTTCCTGGGCTGCGATTTTGGTGTTTATTCGCTATCGGGGATTGTTGTAA